A portion of the Manihot esculenta cultivar AM560-2 chromosome 2, M.esculenta_v8, whole genome shotgun sequence genome contains these proteins:
- the LOC110608595 gene encoding 39S ribosomal protein L41-A, mitochondrial, translating into MPLGLIMGIGRAMRRKRTSSLDILSSKRAPRDYYKGKNCKPTGFHTRKGGYVIVPEKLPNYVVPDLTDFKLKPYVSQCPREVKTTEASEAAK; encoded by the exons ATGCCGTTGGGACTGATAATGGGGATAGGAAGAGCAATGCGGAGGAAGCGAACATCGTCATTGGACATTCTCTCGTCAAAACGCGCTCCTCGCGATTACTACAAGGGGAAGAACTGCAAGCCCACCGGTTTTCACACTCGCAAAG GTGGATACGTTATTGTGCCTGAGAAATTGCCCAACTATGTAGTCCCTGATTTGACCGACTTTAag ctaAAGCCTTATGTCTCTCAGTGTCCAAGAGAAGTTAAAACAACTGAAGCTTCTGAAGCagccaaataa